Part of the Plasmodium knowlesi strain H genome assembly, chromosome: 11 genome is shown below.
ttttttttttttttaaatgaattgTTAACTTAAATGATACTTCGCTGCGGACCATGGAGGAAAGGACGCAcgattttctttatttcttacGATATGTAGAGAAGATAGGCCATGAAATAAGTGAAATGTTCGGATTACATTGTTATGAGGTCGGTGGAACGTACGGCTCTACCCGGCCTTTTACTGTACTGAGTTCAGTACATATGCTTGTTCAATCGCGAAAATAATTGTTCGACAGAATGGCCGAGTGGTCTAAGGCGCTACCTTCAGACGGTAGTCTGTATAAGGCGTGGGTTCGAATCCCGCTTCTGTCAAAAAgcttttatgaaaaaatgctttatgaagaaaaagtcgatgatataatataaaaataaaaagagaacatattattattatatataaatatattttgttattttatatttttttttttgttctcccagttttctcattttaaaACAGTTGTAAATTTAGTAACTTCCTCATTTGGCAGAAAAGTGTTTATTGCATTTTTAACCAATGAGGGAGGTGCGCACAGCTTTCTACAGGACAGTTACtcatttaactttttttttttttttttaaacttcaaTTGTGACATCTCTtcatgaacagaaaaaagtaaCCGCGCGTACGtttttgctcttttattTCTGCAAGTTTAACGGGGGCACCTTCTATATTTGCACATTCTCAAAAGAAGAGGGGGGTTtcaattaaaattttaagcGCGCCACGGTATGCCATCCCACTTCACCCCATTCTAGGACCCTGGAAAATGGTTACACAGTATAATATTCCTTAACTGTCCTGGAAAATATAAGGGGCCCATTTTCCTTGCTTTATGATGACCTACGAATTGATATTTCCGCtaaatgaacagaacaatAACTTAGGAATGAATCTTCCTTAAATTTTGCATCCAATTAAGTAATGATTTGTATAAAGGTGGGATGGTCCATCGAACCACAAGGCGAGTTCATAGGTACTCCTTCTTTTGAAGTAGTTTTCAATtgggatatatatatgtaggccCTCTTATGCCCTTCAAAAGtttgccttttttaaaatatggtGTCTTTCCGCAGGGTTTTAAAAGTACGTCCACTAAAAGGGCTTTCCCCCTAATTCAGCAAAATATGTGATAATGGCCTCAGTAAGAAAGATGGAAATATAATGATATGCTCAGCATATTTCATAAGTGTTTAAGAAGAATACATTTTATCAGTAAaatacacgtatatatgtgttttaTAGGATTATATACAATAataaactatttttttttttatagaataataaagttatttattttttttttttaagtaaaactataataatattattttcttattaCAATTCATTCTCTTGAAATCTTTCTTTAATATGGGGGGCTTGTGGTGAGGTGTTTATTTTTGGCCGTCATCttcttaatttattttccgttatgccattattattttttattaacgaTCAAAAGTTTTAAgaagcttttctttttaagttTAAGTTTACCTTTTTCGCTTATTCGGGGGCATACACGTAAAATGGACCAGCCGGGAATCGAACCCGGGAGCTTTCGCATGCGAAGCGAACGTGATACCACTACACCACTAGCCCAAGAATTCATAGCATCATTTTCTGCCCATAgagagaaattatttttcgaaGCGGAGCGCTGGCATCATTTTTCGTACGACAAAAGTGCGGTTATTTCCCGCTCGGTGTTCCATCGTAGGCCTCGAAAAGGTTCTTTCCGCTTGGTCACTCGAAATATTTTGTTCCATTATAACCGAATTTCCACGCAGCGAGGATGGTTTATAGGGAACACATCCTCTTGTTCACGTTCATGGGCGTATGAGAAATGATAACTGTGACCCTCGACATCATTTCCCCTCCCCTGATGATGTACCAGGAGCGGGTTGCTTATGTAAGAGCCTTCATTTATGTGTGACAATCTGacgtgataaaaaaattcctcaggattttcttttctccaaGTTACAGCGTGTCCTACGGGgcaagccaaaaaaaaaaaaaaaaaaaaaaaaaaaaaaaaaaaaaaaaaagcaaattaGTCTGCTCACGgggattttttaaaagaggaACAAGTGCCGAGGGTTACAGATCCATCGGGTAAGATTAAAAAAGATGGATGTTAAGAAAGCGGTGCTGACACATCGGTTACCCTTGGCGGGCGTATTTCACTTCGCCGTAGGGTGCGTAATatgggaaggggaaaagggaaaattgtGCAATCAAGTTCCTGGGACGTTTACTATACCGCTCTGTGTGTAAGAGGGAAAATACAGAGGAcactgcttcttcttttggtGCATTCAGCAGAGCCTCCCTGAGTACAAgttatatttttgcaaatggtCCAGGGGGGATAGCaaaatggggggaaatgcCCATGGTGTTTCAGGAGTTAAATTTCCCCTGCATTGGTTCCCCggtattaatttttttttttttttttttttttactttttttttctttcgggAATCCATTTGATAAGGTTACCTGAGAGGGTTATCTGAAAGGGTCATTTGGAAATGCCACCTTGCGCACTCTCACACTTGTACCCTGAGGACTCCTCCTTTTGCGGTTTCACCACACCAGCATGGAGCTGGTAACGTGGGAGGACCAAGTGAATGGCGGTGAGATGGAATCGTTTAGGGAGCTAAGCACGAGGAAAGAAGAGTCCATAAGGAGTCGAAGTGATAGGAGCGAAGGAGCCGAGGCGTATGGAAACACCCTATGGAATATCTCCTCTATGAacagtgaaaataaaaaatatttccttcagAACTACGTGGAGAAGATCAAGCGAATTAGCCAATACAGCGTGAAGCCAATGTACTATGACATCCTCAGCGTCAGGAGCAACGCCGATGGAAAAACCATAAGGAGGAGTTACCTCCAACTGTCCAAGCTGTTCAGTGTCcacaaaaaattatcaagGGAACATGAGGAATGTTATCACTGCATTCAGAAGGCTTACCAAATGTTGAAcgacaaatttgaaaaattctaCTATGATGTACTAAATGGATACATTCACGAATCCACCATCGAAGAATGTAGGAGGCAGTTGCAGATGGAAGCAGAAGTCATATACAGAAATAAAATCAACGAAGTAAAAAGTATCTATTTGGAAAAACTCCAAaaagaggagagaaaaaacggATTAATTATAGAGAAGGCTTTATTTGGAAATTTAACATTAAAAGAAGAGCATATAAATAACTGCCTAAATATGGACGTTATAACAGAGAATGATTTAGAAGGTCCTTTTCTCGACCTTACAACAATTTTGCAAGCTCGTATTGAAAATAGTTCTTTTATGTTCAATGATGAATTTTCCTTTGCTCATTTCTGTGGTATTCCCAAACCCTTGATTAAAATTCCCTGTAGGAAGGATGTGTCCTATGCTGATATTTTACAGAGCACAGAaatgtacttatatataaAGTATAAGTTTTTAAATACAGACCATGAGCTGATTGTGGTGGACAGATCAAGATTCACTCTACCACAGAGTACCCATCGAATTTTTGGGAACCGTATTTGTGGACCCTTTTCCCCGGTCAACGTGATTAAAATGAAGCACTTGTCCAATTCGCTCTTGGATAcgattttccactttttctccAAGAATAAATTTTACATCACTCTGTTAACTACTATTCTTCTCTGCGCGCAGTCGGTGAAATCGGCCTAGTGGTGGAGTAGCAACAGGGTAGCACGGTAACAGTGTCCCTGCTATTATCTGAACAAAGCACATGTCACCTTGAATGCGCATTATTGGCATTTTGATAGCGGAGTGTAGGAACTATTCTCTCGTTGCGATGCTTCTTCCTGTCCAATTTGTGAGCCCCATTTTCTCCCAGCTTCTCCAAAGATACATACTGATTTACAAACACAGACAATCCTTTGTGTATCCCCTCGCACAGGACGGATTTCCCCTCATGGTTGAGCCCCCCTGTAAGTACCTCACGAAGTTGCATTCTGGTGGGGTCGTCCAGAAAACTCAGAAAGAGGTAAAACGTGTCTCGACTGAATACAAAGTGGGTGGGTTCCCTGTAGTCCTTGTCGGGAAATGGTCCGTTCTGGTTGTTTTGTGTAGTATAATTACTTGGTGTATCTTCCACATTGTGACCACTCCCCATGAACTCTTTCCCGAAGAGATCAGTCCAATCAAGCTGCTCATCGCCGTTTTTGAAAAACCAGTTTGCAATAAAATTGCAGGTGTCCTTTTTTCGCAGGTCTTCCACCTGGACAAGCAACTCGTTTATTTTCCCAACCAGTTGCTCATTTTCtgttctatattttttattttctttgatTAAATTTCTGCGAAGAGCATCATCCACTGAGGTGTGCCCTCTCTGTCCGTAGTACTTCATGACGTAATCGTAGGGGTTTTCCACTGTGTCCCTGTTACGTATCAGCTTCACAAACAAGTGGACGAATACAAAAAAGACATTATTTTCTGCTAAGTACTTTTTGAAATGGTAAAAttgatttttctctttattttttttcattcctttgaGGTACTTGCTCACCATGGTGCGATCCGTTTCGTCATACAATGGCTTCGCGGAGGCGCTGCGTTCCCCGTGCCTCCTACCCCGGACATTGTATTCGTCACTGCAATCGTCACTGCAATCGTCACTGCAATTGTCGCTCCTATCGCTACTGGTCGTGCCTGGGGTGGAGCAATACCCCAATTTCATGAGAAGGCTTTCCCCACGTGGGTGCTTCATAATTCATCGTAGAAATTCCAAATcgcttttgcaattttttttttttttttccttacattTGAGCACATGTATAGACTCAGCTATTCTGTTCAACAACATGACATCGccataaattttatttatcccCTCATCTGCGAGGGTGTGGGGGAGGAAGTTCACTTTATTTTGTGGAAATTTTGCGAACCCTACACAGTACCATGTTAGTGcgtctatttttttcgtaacgcgggagaaaaaaaaaaaaaaaaaaaaaaaaaaatggacatgcCCCATTGGAATACGGACCATATGCTCAGTGGGAAGAGACAAAATGGATCTATGAGTTTTGACAGATAGTGCTCGTTAATCTGCTCGAAGCATATGCCGAAGGAGGTGCGCAAATGAGAGTGAACCTATCCGCGCGCGCGATGTGTGATTCACCCTCCACAGAAAGGATTCCACTTTGTGCtggaattttacaaaaaaaaaaaatactcccATGTGTAGGAAGTGGTTACGTTAGTATTCTCTGTCGACGTGTGACATGGAATTTCTACTTGGCTCCTCAACCAGGCGGGTCACCCCCCGTCATGTGTAGGGCGCTGATCAATCTTCACCGTTTTGCATACGTAGTCGTGGCCTGCCGTGTGCACATTCAGTCCATCCCTAGCGTTGACAATGTCTGAGATTTTGTCATTGTGTATATTTTGTACATTGCATTCGAGGTTTCCAAAATAGGCATTGTAAATGAAAAACTTGGATGTGAAGTGATCATTTGTTTGAATGACATTTGCAATAAAGTATTCATCATTCATGAAGATGCTTTTGTTGGAAGTGCATGATAAAATTCCATTTCCGAAAGTGAAGGGGGACTCAAAATTTCGAATGTCCCAAATTTTTGTCTGTCCATCAAGTCCAGAAGTAAGCAAATAATAATTACTTTTACTAAAAGTAGCAGATTCTACAGAATACCCATTATGGGCATTAAATTTTGTGTGTACTAATTTGGACTCATGCCCATCCCATATTTTGATGTGTCCATCTTGCGATACAGAGCAGTAGAAACTTCCATCTGACGTGCCACTGATACAGTTTATTGTGGCACTATGATGTTGGTCGTTCTTTTCATACGATGTGAAACAAGATAAGGTCTCCAAATCGAAGAGTTTAacaatattttcatttttattacaagcatataaaaaatcTCCACAGGGATGGACATATAGATTTACAAAGGCGTTTTTATCTTGTATAACTACATTTTGACTGGATaaatcatttattttttcccttacatTTCTTCGGTACCTAAAttgttgtttcttcttttttaatattttatttacatcGATAATTTGAATGGTGCAATCATCACTCGCTGAGAATAAAAGATTTTTTACGGGATGAAATTTCATGCAGttaatttttcccatgtGTTTATTATCAAtggtgtatatttttctctttttcacattttcatatattttacaaattttaatGGCGTGATCCGCTCCACCTGAGCACAACATATTTCTTGTACTGTTCGTCGTGCAACAGGTGACTTTATGTTGGTGAATTAATTCTACTCTGTCCGTGATATCATAGGAGTATACTatccttcctcccttttccttttttaatgaaTCTAAATTTAAGATTGTCTCATTGTTACTACGCagttgtgcattttttaggAACATACCATAGGTTTTCAACTTTGCAATTTGATCATTCCGTTGGTCTTCTTTTTGTCCATCCTCTTCCTCTATATCCCTTTCGTAATCAGGATTCCCCTTGTACAAGCTCTTCCTAAATAAATGGAACAGGTAATTCTCTTTCACCGTTTTGCTTTGCTCCAAAttaatttccttcctcaGGGCTTCGAACGAATCGGTTAGGTCATCGTCCTTAAGTTGTTTTAGCACCGCTTCGTAAAAAGCGATTTTGTTGATGTCTTCGATTTGTTTGGGTTTTCTTTGCTCCGAGGTTGGGATCTCATCTGCCTCCATTTGGCAGGCTTCCCCCCTTAGGGGGGGGTCTTCATTTAGGTGACTTTCCACAGCTTTGTTACTTTCTCCATCTTGGACGCTCTCCCCAACTGGGTTTTCCCCCTTACTAGGCGCGAACAAGCTGCTGACGCTGAACCCCTTCATTGTCGGGGTACTTCAAAAACGATTCTATGGTAACCCGTCCTGCGGGTCATACATATGGAGGTGAGCAGATACGTATGTGCGCAGGCAAGCATCTATAACCTGCATATGCATGTGCGGTTCAGGGGAGGAGGAGGTGAGCAGGGACTACCTCtacctttcttcttcacatatAATTAAACTGCATAGAAACGAGCTGCTAATTGGGCATAGCCCCATTTTTACTACTTTCAAaatatggggaaaaaaaaaaaaaaaaaaaaatgctacctTCTGCTGATATTCGTGCAAGGTTAAAAAGAACCCCTTTGGTAAAGTGCGCAGCACGAGAAATGgtcattaaaaatgaagtcaGGTGACTTCACGGAGAATTCTGCATCTGGCATGAAGCTCTAATAAGAACAACTAAACTGAGTTACCCGAATGAAGATATGTATAATGTTAGATACGCATAAGGAGATGGAACCGTTCGGTTCCTTTCGCTTTGAATAAGtgcataaaaatgaagtgaacATTAGGTGGGTACCTGCAaggatcatttttttttttttttttttttcctccaaatgggagatttcttttatttcccatATGTCCCTCTTCGAAAAAAGTGTCACCGGGGGGATAGGCCCCCAAAGTTGTTGGAACCTTTTTAATGCATTTTTCTCAAGTATACAAACGTAGGTGTGGCATGCTAATTGAACACCTTCCACTTTTGCCTTCGTCAACTCACTTATTCATGTGTATGCATCTCTTCTATGCTTAGAAGAATGTCCCAAAGGGTGGTGACAAACAAATAGCGCCTCAAATTGGAATGGCCAAGAGGGAAAGAGGATTAATCCAATCGATGCAGACTCATACACCACGtggtgaggaaaaaaaaaaaaaaaaatcggaaaTAAGTGGACCATCGCAGGAAGATAGAAATTAACTGCGTTCTTAGAACTACCTCTCTTGTTAGATGATTGTAcacttttttgtgtgtgcattATACTTGTGTAAAAGTACGAAGTGgttttttattctccattcaggtgaagaagaggaacgTGGTTATGCATTTTGATGCACAGAATAGTGAAGGTTGCCTCGGATAGTTAGCGAAAAGGCCTTTCCCTACCTTGAGAGTAATAAGTCGGTATGGGACACATTGCGCATATGTACTACTAGttgatttttccttcttgtatTTCCTCTattatgtgtacataattagtaaaaatgcattttccacttcctgCTGTAACAGAGTTATCTGCTCACCCATAAGTGGGAACCAGGTGGTAATTtctgcccccccccccttttcattttcatccagAAAAGGGGCTATCCCATGTGTAGACATGCCTTGAGCGGTTTGCAGCACGTTTGTGCTGCCATTATGGGGGAATATAGGAAAATATGGAAGAGTATGGGAAAACATGGCAACATTTCAACCCCTAGAGATGCATGGGGAATATAACCCCACATCATTTGATTTGGACAAACTTCCTAAATAAGTGTGTGTCACCGGgaggaaacgaaaaaaaaaaaaaaaaaaaatagcaattcctacatttttcttgaaaaaaaaaaaaaaaaaaaggtgataaAACATAAtggacatttttatttaacttAGAAATGCTTACAGCAAAATTGATTCAAATGGGGTTAGCACATTTGGAGAAggggaggagggggggaagttccttcaatttgtttCCACAATATTCAACTTTTCCGACGTGGTATTAAAAATAGCAACTTTTCTCCGCGAAGGAACATACTTAAAGAGAAAAGCGAGAGTCCagcaaaaagagaaaacagaGTTGCTCGAATTCATGGGCGCAGTTGCCGCCGCGGAGGTTTGGGTTAATCGACTTCACTTTTGCCGTGATGCTTCGTTTTGTTCGCGCCCGGTGCCAATTTTGCCGCTCTGCCGTTACTATGTTGCCATACCGTTGGCACTCCTTTTCGGATGGCCACTTTGTGCGCCTCGCGCTGCGCTGCACACGGAAGGGATGAAGTCTTTACCGAAAGTGGTAAGCAACCTTGGCGATATTTCCTCAACAGGTAAGAGAATTTTGCTCGGTGTCTATTTCAACTGCGCGCATTTACGGAGGCGCCAGCGCCCGCATGCATGAATGTGTGCTAATTTTTAACATAGATATACTGAACTGTTTCTGCgcgggaaggggggggggaaaaaaaatggcctaTCGATGATTTTTGCATGTCGTGCGCAGCGaattgaaaaatggaaaaaaaaattgatgcgCGTATTCGGATgttaagtatatacatatatgtattttttttttttttttttttttttttttttgttgttgttgttgcatCCAGCTTTGTTCTGCCagattagtttttttttttttttttttttttttttttcctcctgccAACTTGTTCAAACCGAAATGCGACAGTGCAACTTTCTCCAACTCATACTTTCCTCCCATAAATAAATTGCAACTCCATTCTTGGTTCATCCACATATGCGTGCTATATTTGCGCATACCATTTACCCGCGATGTGAATACGCATGTTTGAATGCTCGTATGCGTTATTCAATGCTCAAAGTAGAAGCAACTTTTCGGATGAACAGGCAAGACGGAGGAGATGAAACGCACAACTTGGAACAAATCATTCACCTTCacaattttcctccttttacaTTTGAACACTGCTGTCCACGCGAATGGGAATGAATTGAAAGGAACCGATGGGGTGGATCCTCCCAAGCACCAGGACATCACCAACGATTACAACACCCTTGAACACATTTCAAGTGAAGGACAAATCTCAAGGCGCAACGATGACAGTACTATACCTCAAAGTAACACAcaacaggaagaagaaggaagtgatGTAAAGGAGGGCAATACTTTCCTCCATGggaaaaatgttgaaaaagAAGTGGAAACCTATTTGATacaggaagaacaaaataaagtgaACCATACTGACCTGGGCACGGGGAAGCAGGAGAAAGCCTCGCACCATGTACAGAAGAATGCAAACTTGAGAAGCACGTCCAAATCCTCCTCGGAGGCGGCCGTGAACCAGGCGTATAATTTTGTTCAGAGGAATTCCTCCCCCTTGGGCAAGAATAAGGCAAATATTGAACAGGTGGCGAGGGCTCAGGATGATATTGATACGACCGAAAATGATAATACACACGATACTAAAGAACACAATGCTGATGCGGACAATCTTAATGGAGAAGGGGACAATGCAGAAAAGGGCAATACGGAAAATGCTGATGCAAAAAAGGACAATGCGGAAGATGCTAATGCAGAAAAGGAcattgcaaaaaatgttaatgCAGAAAAGGACATTGCAAAAAATGCTAATGCAGACACTGgtaaagggggagaagaacatGAGGAACCTCGTATATCGCCTCCCGCAGAACAGCCTACGCGGAACGCTCCCCCTTTAGACCACGcagagaagataaaaaacaGGCTGCTCAAGGAGGGGAGAGAATTGAAGGAAACGACAAGCATGATCGATAACACAGTGTACAACGTAGAGCagataattttaaaaacgaaATTCTACACCACGGCAATTAGAAATTTCGTGCTCTTCAAAGTTAATCACATTTGTGAATACTCAAAATGTGGGCCCAACGCTCGCTGCTACATTGTGGAAAAGGATAAAGAGGAGTGTAGATGTATAGCTAACTACATGCCTGATAATAGTGTGGATTATTTTAAGTGCATACCTAAGACGGTAAAGGACTGCTCGAAGGAAAACGGCAATTGTGATGTCAATGCAGAGTGTTCCAttgataaaaaggaaaatataaaatgccAGTGTAACCATGGTTACATTGGGGATGGGATTTTCTGTGTCCTGGGTTCTCAGGGGAAGCAGTCCTTGTGCCTTCTCCTCCTGTTGCTAATTTGCCTTCTCCACAAGTTTCTTTTTTAGAGAGGCAAGGAGAGGGTCGCTCTTTGTTAAGCACTTTATCCTGACTTATGTTATTTCTGTTGGTGTTGTTTTGGTGGGGGAAGGAGTGATGTGCCCCATGGGAAACACGCTTTTACATATGCCAAGTGGGGTACCCCCAATGGAATGCCTTTTATTCtcacgcgaaaaaaaatacataaaaattgaaGTGTCGTTttggataaatttttttttgtcaattgcatgccgcttttttttttttgccccccttTTGGTCCCAATTTCGACGTGGTAATTGTTTTTTGCCCCTCCACATTAGCCCAATTTATTCGTTTGTTGTTTTGTAACTTCCAATAAAGTTACGTAACTCCTGTTCCCCCGtgtgtttaattttttgaactTTCCAAATTGGTGTAACTTCTGAGTTTGTTTTGCTATTTAATAGTACTACTACCGtaacttcttttcccttttttgtttaatttttttttttttttttttttttttttttttttttttgttttgtttctccTACGTTCAACGCGTTATGCAGGATTGTACACGCTATGTACCTGCGTAGGCGCGGAGCCTTGTTAACAAAATGGGTGCCACTTCAGTGGGCCCTTCCAGCTGAGGCCGCGGCCGCAAACATCACGGGAATCAGCAACAACCATGATAATAAAAGGCGAAATGCAAAATGTATTTCCCATatggaggaggaacaaaGGAGTTATGGTTAAGACTGCACATAGTGGGCATCAATTTCTTACCCACTTGGGAAGAAGGTTGCCTACCGGAAATGTGGCACAGACAggtaaggggaaggggggaatGGGCCCATCCCAAGTGGTAGTTCATTTGAGGGGCAGAATGGACGACGTCACAACTGAAGTAAAGAATAAATGTATGTCCGTATTCGGAACTACGAGGGAATACCACATCGCTAGGGGTATGAAAGAATTGTGGCTGGAGCGATCTGAGACACATATGAATTTTGAACAAATCACACGCATTTTGAAGTCCCTGGGGAGGGGAAAACCAactttggaagaaaaaaaaaatacagaaagGAAAGTCAGTTTGCTACTACCACATATTTATAAAGAGTGCGAAAGAAACTACATTCACTTTTCTTGCATTTTACACAACCTACACAAGTTGAGAGATCATTTCACCAAGGAGtataaggaagaagtgtaCATGAAAATGGAGGATTTATTCCTTGGCAATATTAACGTCTTTTCCATCAAGGAAATGACGATCATATTAAAATGTTTGgtggaggagagaaaaatgaagtgtgACAAAATGGTGCAGTTCTGCGCGTACAAATTTATGCATGTCTTATGTATGGATATTTTAcacaaaatgagaaaggaGCCTTCTTTTGGTGTGAGTTTCCTTTCCGTTCTTTGCACACATTTTAAGGGGTGCATAGagacttattttttctccgaCGTGGGAAACACAAACAGGGAGGATGAAATGGACCATTTTTACCAAACAGTGCGTAATTTTGGAAGAAGCGCTGATTACGGAGTTTTTGCGAGTTGCCCAGAAAGTGGATCTCCCAGATATGGGTGCAACCTTTTCAATATGCACGACGTGTCTACTTTTATGGTTTTTTTGGCAAAATGCAAATCCGCTTGTTGTCCAATGTACACGTTCCTATCACATGTGTACGTGTCGGTGAGCTTCCTACAGGGCATGCCCCACCCTATTCATGGGGAGCTGGAACATCACTTTTTGAAATTCGATAGAGGTCCGAAGTTTTGCTTTTCCCGGGGGAGTTACTCAAGGGGGACTGTTCTCGCGGAGGAGCACATGGAAGAGGTCGAGGAGGAAGGTGCGCGTGAAGAACCAGACGAAGTTGGAGACGGGCGGAATGACCTGGCTTCAGTATCAAGGGGCGAAATAATGCAATGCATCTCACGTTTATTGCGTAGTGAGGGCCTGTTCAACAGTACTGCTGATTTACCCGTGCACAAGAGGAGGGATAAAGAAAGTAAGATCATGCGGGAGAATGTCCACAGCATGGCAGTCATCATCCATAGTAGTATCAAATCAAAGGAGCGAAACGTATTTACATATGTCTTAGCAAATTATCTACTACTgaaatgcacacattttttaaatttaatagACATATGCAACATTTTCgaattgttcattttggaCAGAACAACTGCTGTAGGGGGGAATGTGTATGACTCcgtttttggaaaaatccGTCGGTTAATCATGACCGAGGTGAACTGCAAAACGATGGCAatattttgcataagcaGCGCACGACTGAGGGAAGAAGTGCGTGGACCCTTCGTGGACAATATCCTGGCGTTGTACCGAATCGTTTTGCAGAAGAGAAGAGGGGTATGTGAGGAATACGACAAGAGTAATCGGAGAAATCACAAAAATTTATCATTTCCTTTTGTAAGAGAGAACACCGTGATTTTTTTCAACGTAGGAAATTTTCTGTCCATCCACAAAATCAGTtctctattttatttactcTACTTGAGGAAGTTTAACGATTTTTTAAGTGCCTTgcttgttcataaaaaaaggggacaatTTTGTACCTCCTTGATAAGCATAATTGATATACACGATTTGCTCAAAACATTTGTCAGCGTTTTTAAGAtgtatgaacaaaatgatcCTTATGACCGAAGAAGAAGGGCAGAAATTTTAATACATTTAGACAAGTGTTGTGAATATTTGGTGCAATTTTTGGAGGATATTTGtttcgaaaaaata
Proteins encoded:
- a CDS encoding merozoite surface protein 10, putative; this translates as MKRTTWNKSFTFTIFLLLHLNTAVHANGNELKGTDGVDPPKHQDITNDYNTLEHISSEGQISRRNDDSTIPQSNTQQEEEGSDVKEGNTFLHGKNVEKEVETYLIQEEQNKVNHTDLGTGKQEKASHHVQKNANLRSTSKSSSEAAVNQAYNFVQRNSSPLGKNKANIEQVARAQDDIDTTENDNTHDTKEHNADADNLNGEGDNAEKGNTENADAKKDNAEDANAEKDIAKNVNAEKDIAKNANADTGKGGEEHEEPRISPPAEQPTRNAPPLDHAEKIKNRLLKEGRELKETTSMIDNTVYNVEQIILKTKFYTTAIRNFVLFKVNHICEYSKCGPNARCYIVEKDKEECRCIANYMPDNSVDYFKCIPKTVKDCSKENGNCDVNAECSIDKKENIKCQCNHGYIGDGIFCVLGSQGKQSLCLLLLLLICLLHKFLF
- a CDS encoding DnaJ protein, putative, producing the protein MELVTWEDQVNGGEMESFRELSTRKEESIRSRSDRSEGAEAYGNTLWNISSMNSENKKYFLQNYVEKIKRISQYSVKPMYYDILSVRSNADGKTIRRSYLQLSKLFSVHKKLSREHEECYHCIQKAYQMLNDKFEKFYYDVLNGYIHESTIEECRRQLQMEAEVIYRNKINEVKSIYLEKLQKEERKNGLIIEKALFGNLTLKEEHINNCLNMDVITENDLEGPFLDLTTILQARIENSSFMFNDEFSFAHFCGIPKPLIKIPCRKDVSYADILQSTEMYLYIKYKFLNTDHELIVVDRSRFTLPQSTHRIFGNRICGPFSPVNVIKMKHLSNSLLDTIFHFFSKNKFYITLLTTILLCAQSVKSA
- a CDS encoding cleavage stimulation factor subunit 1, putative, whose product is MKGFSVSSLFAPSKGENPVGESVQDGESNKAVESHLNEDPPLRGEACQMEADEIPTSEQRKPKQIEDINKIAFYEAVLKQLKDDDLTDSFEALRKEINLEQSKTVKENYLFHLFRKSLYKGNPDYERDIEEEDGQKEDQRNDQIAKLKTYGMFLKNAQLRSNNETILNLDSLKKEKGGRIVYSYDITDRVELIHQHKVTCCTTNSTRNMLCSGGADHAIKICKIYENVKKRKIYTIDNKHMGKINCMKFHPVKNLLFSASDDCTIQIIDVNKILKKKKQQFRYRRNVREKINDLSSQNVVIQDKNAFVNLYVHPCGDFLYACNKNENIVKLFDLETLSCFTSYEKNDQHHSATINCISGTSDGSFYCSVSQDGHIKIWDGHESKLVHTKFNAHNGYSVESATFSKSNYYLLTSGLDGQTKIWDIRNFESPFTFGNGILSCTSNKSIFMNDEYFIANVIQTNDHFTSKFFIYNAYFGNLECNVQNIHNDKISDIVNARDGLNVHTAGHDYVCKTVKIDQRPTHDGG